CTTGTCGGGCGCGCGGGTCGTCGCGACGAGCATGTCGACGACGCTGGTTCCCGGCGGCGTCACATGGGTGGCGATCAGGACGTTTTTCGGCCGCCCCGTGCAAGCGGCGACGTTCAGAACGAGAAGGACGGCGAGAACGCCGCGAAGGACACGATACGGATGCATTTTTTACAAAAACCACAGATGGCGCCGCTGCTCAATGTCCAGCTTGCGCAAATCCTCGTGTCACATTTGTGGCGGGGACGCGCCCCTCGGCAAAAAGAGACCCCTCGCCCCGGTGCGGGGGAGGGGCCTCGGCCTCTGGGGAGATGCAGAAATGCGCCTCAGTCGTTCGGCGCGAGCATTTTCTCCGGACGCACGATGGCGTCGAACTCGGCCTCCGTGACCTTGCCCGAGGCCAGCGCCTCTTCCTTCAGGCTGGTGCCGTTCTTGTGCGCGGCGCGGGCGATCTTGGAGGCGGCGTCGTAGCCGATTGTCGGCGCCAGCGCCGTCACCAGCATCAGCGACCGGTCCAGGAAGCGCTTCAGATTGTCTTCGTCGGCCTCGATTCCGTCGACGCAGCGGGTGATGAAGCTGTCGATGCCCGTGGCCATCAGATCAATGGATTCGAGCATGGCGAAAGCGATCACCGGCTTCATCACATTGAGTTCGAGATGGCCCTGCGAGGCGGCGAAGGTGATCGTCTGCTGATTGCCGAAGACGCGCGCGCAGACCATGGTGATCGCCTCGACCTGGGTCGGATTGACCTTGCCCGGCATGATCGAGGAGCCGGGCTCGTTTTCCGGCAGGCGCAATTCGGCGAGGCCGGCGCGCGGGCCGGCGCCCAGAAGCCGAATGTCGCAGGCGATCTTGTAAAGGCCGGCGGCCAGCGCATTGATCGCGCCATGCGAGAAGGCGATGGCGTCATGCGCCGCCAGCGCCTCGAATTTATTGGGCGCGGTGACGAAGGGCAGGCCCGTTTGCTGCGCAATATTGGCCGCGACCTCTTCGGCGAAGCCCTTCGCCGTATTGACGCCGGTGCCGACCGCCGTGCCGCCCTGCGCCAGCGCGAAGAGATCGGGCAACGTCGAATGGATGCGCGCCGCGCCATATTTGGCCTGCGCGGCGTAGCCGGAAAATTCCTGGCCCAGCGTCACCGGCGTCGCGTCCTGAAGATGGGTGCGGCCGATCTTGACGAGATGCGCGAACTGCGAGGATTTGCGTTCGAAGGCGGCGTGCAGGCGCTCGACGGCCGGCAGCAGCTTGCCGGAGATCGCCAGCGCGCAGGCGACATGGATCGCCGTGGGGAAGCTGTCGTTGGACGACTGGCCGCAATTGACGTGATCATTGGGATGCACGGGCGCCTTGGCGCCGCGTCCCGCGCCGAGCCGCTCATTGGCGACATTGGCGATCACCTCATTGACGTTCATGTTCGACTGCGTGCCGGAGCCGGTCTGCCAGACGACGAGCGGGAAATGATCATCGAGCTTGCCGTCGATGATGTCCTGCGCCGCCGCCACGATCGCCTCGGCGACCTCCGGCTTGATGAGGCCCTTCGAGGCGTTGACCTGCGCCGCCGCGAGCTTCACCCGCGCCAGCGCGTGGACGACCTCGATCGGCATGCGTTGCCCGCCGATGGGGAAATTCTCGCGCGAGCGCTGGGTCTGGGCGCCCCAATAGGCGGAGGCGGGCACGGCGATGTCGCCAAAGGAATCGCGTTCGATGCGGCTGTCGTCAGTCATGTGTCTCGCTCGACGGGAAGGCGCCCGCGCAGAGGCGGCGCGCGGAAAGGCGGGGCGAAGGTGTCAAAAGCCCTATGCGGCATTTTGCGGCCGCGTTCAATCTCGGCCGGCGGGAGAAAGGTCGGCCTTCACACGCGCCTCGCCGGGCTCGCGGCTGGGGCGCGCCGGCAGTGACATCAGCTCGTTGAGGCGGTTGCGGGCGCGATTGACCCGGCTCTTCATGGTTCCGGGCGCGCAGCCGCAAATCTCGGCCGCCTCCTCATAGGACATGCCCGAGGCCGCGACGAGGATCAGCGCCTCGCGCTGGTCGAGCGGCAGCTTTTGCAGCGCCTCGCGGAAATCCTGGAATTCCATGTGGGCGTGCTGCGAATCCGGCGCGACGAGCCGCGCCGCGATGGCGCCGTCCGGGTCGGGCGCCTCGCGGCGACGCTTCCGGAATTCGCTGTAGTAGATGTTGCGCAAGATTGTGAAGAGCCAGGCGGTGAGATTGGTGCCTTCGGAGAAGGAGTCGAGGCTCCCCCACGCCTTGACCAGCGTCTCCTGAACGAGGTCATCGGCGCGGTCGGGATTGCCGCAGACGGACACAGCGAAAGCGCGCAGGCTCGGGATGGCCGCAATGAGATCCCGTTTCAGGCTCTGGCCATCGCCAGATTCAGGCGCTTCGCTCACTCTCTCTCCCCGGGCGCGCCGATCGACAGGCCCGAGGATAACATATTCTTCTCCAGCTGGTTCAACAGATTCAGGAATCTGTCGGGAACCGGCTGCGCGACGACGTCGTCATAGAGATTTTGAAGCTCCTTGCCGATCGCGTCGCCATAATCCATCTGGCGCATGGTCTCTGTATTTCCCTTCGGTTTTCCCAGTTTCAGGCCGTTTATGCCGATGCGTTGCTCGGCTCGGGTCGGCTCCGCGGCGCGCGCGGCGCCAAGCCCGGCCGCTACGGCCGCCAGGCTTCTGGGGAGCGTCGCCGGAAAACGGCGTCCGTCGGGGCACGGCTGCTCCTCGTCGGAATGCACGCGCGCGACGGCGTTCTCCGGACCGTTTTTCACCATGGAGCCCCCATTCTGCAAAGACATGATTTTCTGTGGCGGATGTGTTTCGCCGCGCGATATAGTGCGCCGCACGGTATGCAAAACGCCGCGCTCATGGATTGGTTCCTTAATTTTTGCGCGCCGCTTTGCCGCAGCCGGAGTGCTTGCGCTTTCAGTTGCTTGGGCGATCATTTTCGCGGGGTGTGCATAGATGTCCGTTTCGAAAGAACTTTATGCCCATCTCCCCTATCTTCGCCGTTTTGCGCGGGCGCTTGTCGGCACCCGCGAGGGGGGCGACGCCCATGTCCTGGCCACGCTCGAGGCCATTGTCGCAAACCCAAGCCGGCTCGAACTCAACGACGATCTGAGGATCGCCCTCTATAAACAATTTTTGATGACATGGGCCTCTGGCGCCATTGCCCAGTCCGATCCGGCCGCGGCGCTGGGCGAGGACGACGCCCGCCGCCGGCTCGACGGCATTTCCCTCAAGCCGCGCGTCGCCTTTCTCCTTCATGCGCTCGAAGGCTTTGATCTGGAACAGATTGGCGACACGCTCGGCGTCTCGGAGGCGGCCGCCGGCGATCTCATCAACGTCGCCAACGCCGAAATCGCCGACCAGATCGCCACCGAGGTGCTCATCATCGAGGACGAGCCGCTGATCGCGCATGATCTGCGTGGCATTGTCGAGGAACTCGGTCACAGCGTCGTCGGCATGGCGCGCACGCATCGGGAGGCGATCACGGCGATGGAACAGGCCCGGCCGGGGCTCATTCTCGCCGACATCCAGCTCGCCGACGGCAGCTCCGGGCTCGAGGCCGTCAATGAAATCCTCGAGGCGTTTTCGACGCCCGTGATCTTTGTGACCGCCTATCCCGAGCGCTTCCTCACCGGCGCCCCGCCGGAGCCGGCGTTCCTCGTCACCAAGCCCTTCAGCGTGGACAGTCTCAAGGCGGTGATCAGCCAGGCGCTGTTTTTCGACCGCAAATCGCATCGCCGAACCGCCTGAAAAAACGCGGTATCTGCGTTAAAGCCAAGCCCGTGCCTGGCTTTTTTCGATAGCTTGGCAGTTTCGCAGAAGACCGGCCAGTCATCCGGAAGCTTGGCTACGTATATTCCACTATTGCGGAAACCTTGGCCGATTCGGCAAGTTATAGGCGTGGCGCTGGGGGCAGGAGGCGACCATGCAGGAAGTAGTGAAGAAGTCTAATCGCGGCTTTGCCTCGATGGACCCGGAAAAGCAGCGCGCCATTGCGCGTAAGGGGGGCCAGAGCGTACCCGATGAAAAGCGCAGCTTTTCCCAGAACCCTGAACTTGCGGCGCGCGCCGGTCGCAAGGGCGGTCAGAGTGTGAACCCGGCGAAACGCAGCTTCTCGCGCGATCATAATCTCGCGTCGGAAGCGGGCCGTAAGGGCGGTCACGCCTCTCACGGCGGTGGCCAGAAGCGGGCGACGACTGTTTAAGTCGCCCGCGTCAGAGCGTTACGCAGCGTGAGGCTTCGAGCGCTGCGCGATTAAAGAGTAGAGCGCGTCATGGTCTCGCGTGGCGCGGATGGTAGCGACAAGGCCAGGGTCGCGAAGCATCCGCGCCGCGCAGGCAAGCGCTTTCAAATGATCGGCTCCAGACGTTTCGGGCGCGATCAGCAGAAAGACGAGATCAACCGGGGCGCCGTCGAGCGCCTCGAAGTCCACCGGCTTCTCCAGCCGGGCGAAAATCCCGAAAATCGACTTCACCTTCGAAAGCTTGCCATGCGGAATGGCGATGCCCTCGCCGATGCCGGTCGAGCCGAGGCGCTCGCGATGCAGCAAGGCGTCGAAAATCTCGCGCGACGGCAGGCCCGAAAGCTTCGCCGCGCGATCACTCAGCTCCTGCAGAAGCTGCTTTTTCGTTGTCGCCCGCAAATTGGCGACAACTGCCTCCGGCGTGACAAGATCCGTGAGCCGCATGCGACGCCCTATCTCTCAAGCGTTGGAAAAACCTTCATGCCGCGCGCTGGCGCCCGTGAAGGAAATCGCAAGATACGTGCCGGGGTAAGCCCAGAAGATGACTTTCCGACGACCGTCCCGCGCCTTCGGGAAAGACGCTATTCGCCGGCCGGCGTATCGATCCAACCGATATTGTTGTCGGTGCGCCGGTAGACAATATTGACGCGCCCGGTATTTGCGTGACGGAAAACAAGAACCGGCGCGCCGGTGATGTCGAGGTCGAGCACCGCCGCGGAGACGGACAGGCGGCGCAGCTTGCGGGTGGACTCGGCGACGACGGCGGCGCTGAAGTCCGCCGGCGCGACGCTCTCCTCGTCGGGCGCCTCGATGACCTGATAGGGCACGACTTCCGGCTCATGGCCGTGGCCGTCGTGATGGCTCTTGAGCCGCTCCTTGTAGCGGCGCAGGCGCTTCTCCAGCCGGTCGGCCGACTGGTCGAAGGTCGCATAGGGCTCCTGGGCGCGGCCGTCGGCCTGCAGCACGGCTCCCGAGGTCAGATGCAGGCTGATATCGGCGCGATAGCCCGAGCCCTCCGGCGCGATGGTGACATGACCGCTGACGCCGCCGTCGAAATATTTGGACGCCGTCTGCTCGAGACGCTGGGTGATATGGCTGCGCAGCGCTTCGCCGATATTGATGTTCTTGCCCGAAACTCTCAGGGACATGTCTTCTCGCCTTTCCGGGAAGCGGCCGGTCATGCGGCCAGCGCCGATGACGCCAGACCACGATGCCCGCCGATTACGGATTTTGTTTTGCCGGCCCGAACCGGCGCGGTCGAAGCGGCGTTTCCGGTCTCCCCACCGAAGCCGCGCGCCCTTGTTTTCGCGCAGCGTTAGAAGGCTGCGCGAGCGAAGTCAATGGGGCGCGGCGCGCCGGGCTTGCCCGCCGCTTGCGCCAAATGGCGCAATCGCCGGCCCGTCACACGGCATGGGCCGGCTCCCGGGCCAGCGCCATCTTGGCCCGGCGCCGATCGACCGAGGACGGAATCTTCAAGCTGTCCCGATATTTGGCCACCGTCCGCCGGGCGATGTCGATATCGGCCGCCTTGAGCCGGGCGACAATCGCGTCATCGGAGAGCACATCGTCGGGCGCCTCGCGGTCGATCATCTGCTTGATGCGGAATCTGACCGATTCGGCCGAATGCGCCGCGCCGCCGCTGGTCGTGGCGATGGAGGCCGAGAAGAAATATTTGAGTTCGAAGATGCCGCGCGGCGTCATCATGTATTTGTTCGAGGTGACGCGTGAGACCGTCGACTCATGCATGCCGATCGCGTCGGCGATGGTGCGCAGGTTGAGCGGCCGCAGATGCTCGACGCCCTTGGTCAGAAACGCGTCCTGAAGCCGGACGATCTCGGAGGCGACCTTCAGGATCGTGCGGCTGCGCTGCTCCAGGCTCTTCGTCAGCCAGTTGGCGTTCTGCAGGCAGTTGGAGATGAAGGTCTTGTCGCCGTCTCGCGCGCCGGCGCTGACCCGCGCCGCATAACTGTGGTTGACCAGAACCCGCGGCAGGGCGTCGGAATTCAGCTCCACATGCCAGGAGCCGTCGGCCGCCGGCCGCACGATGACATCGGCGACCAGCGGTTGGATCGGGGCGTCGCCGAAGGCGCGGCCCGGCTTGGGGTCGAGGGCCCGCAGCTCGGTGGCCATATCGGCCACATCCTCGGCGTCGACGCCGCAAAGCCTTGCGAGCTGCGTAAAATCACGACGCGCGACGAGCGGCAGATTGGCGACGAAAACCTGCATCGCCGGATCGTAGCGGTCGCGCTCCCTGAGCTGGATCGCCAGACATTCGGCGAGGTCCCGGGCGCCCACGCCCGAAGGGTCGAAACCTTGCACCAGCGCCAGAACCGCCTCGGTCTCCGCCGGATCGGCGTCGAGCCGGTCGGTGATATCCGCGAGATTTTCGCGCAGATAGCCGGTCTCGTCGATGCCGTCGATGATCGCCTGGCCGATGAGACGGCGGCGCGGGTCCGGGCAGGCGAGCGACAACTGATCGGCCAGATGCTCGTGGAGGCTCGGCCGCGCCGCGACATAGGCCTCGAGATTGGGCGCCTCGCCATCCTCGCCGCCGCCACCGCCCGCGCCCGTCCAGGACGTCGCCGACAGGCCGGAGCCTTCCAGCGCTTCGCGCGGCGACGTGGCGGTCACCGCGGGGCCCTCCGGCTGGAAGGCGTTGCTCATGTCGGCGCCGAGATCGGAGGAAAGCGTGGCCGAGTCGACCGCAAGCGTGTCGCGCGCCCAGTCGCCCTCATGCGGCTCGCCGCCAAAATCATCCCCGGGGCCGGCGTCGAATTCGGCGGCGAAAGCTTCCGCCGTCTGGCCGTCGCGCGCCGGCGCGTCGTCGCCGTCCTGCGTCTCGAGCAGGGGATTGCGCTCCAATTCCTCGTGGAGAAAGGCGGAAAGCTCCATGTTGGAAAATTGCAGGAGCTTGATCGCTTGCAGGAGCTGGGGGGTCATGACCAGGGTCTGGCCCTGGCGCATCATCAGCTTGGCAGATATCGACATCTCTGCGCCCCGAACGCTAGCAACATGGCCGGCTTGCGGCCTGGTTCTTGCTTATAGCACGGGGAGAGACGCGCAACAGGGTCAAATAACCGGCGCCTCAGCCACGCAGTCGCCCAAAGGTTAATCAAAACTGCGCCGGGCGCCGGCCCATTCTGGGGAAATCGCCCGGATCGGCCTTACATCTTGAAATCTTCGCCCAGATAAATGCGCCGCACGTCCGGATTGGCGACGATCGCCTCGGGCGGGCCTTCCGTCAGCACATGGCCATTGTAGATAATGTAGGCGCGGTCGGTCAGACCCAGCGTTTCGCGCACGCTGTGATCGGTGATGAGCACGCCGATGCCGCGCGCCTTCAGATGGCGCACGAGATCCTGAATGCCGCCGACGGCGATCGGGTCGATGCCCGCGAAGGGCTCGTCGAGCAGCATGAAGGAGGGATGGCCCGCGAGCGCGCGGGCGATCTCGCAGCGTCGCCGCTCGCCGCCCGAGAGCGCCACGGCCGGCGTATGCCGCATGCGGGTGAGCCGGAATTCCTCGAGCAGCCCTTCGAGCTCGTCGGCGCGCTTCTTTTCATCGGGCTGGGTAATTTCCAGCACCGCGCGAATATTGTCCTCGACCGAAAGACCTCTGAAAACAGATGCTTCTTGCGGCAGATAGCCGATGCCGAGGCGCGCGCGGCGATACATGGGCAGCGGCGTGACGTCATAGCCGTCCAACGAAATAACGCCTCGGTCGGGCTTCACCAGCCCGGTGATCATGTAGAAAACCGTGGTCTTGCCGGCGCCGTTGGGGCCGAGCAGGCCGACGGCCTCGCCGCGCCGCACATGCAGGCTCACATCCTCCACGACCCGGCGGGCCTTGTAGGACTTGGCGAGATTATGGACCGACAGCAGGCCCTGCCCGTCATGTTCCGGCCCTTCGAGATAGGAGCCCGCCTTGAACGCGCCATCGGCCGTTTCGCCATTGGACGCTCCGGAAGCGTCGGCTTTCGCCTGCGCCCAGCTCGGCGCATCCTCGGGAACGGCGCCTGAATTTTCGGCGCCGGCGTCGCCGCGCCAGTCAGCCTCGGTCAGATCGTCCCGCTTGTGGGAGGCCGGCGGCGGGCGCAGGCGCGCGCGAATCGCGTCGAGCGCCCCTGGAAGGGACTGCCCGGCGGCGCGGAGGCGGGTCGAAAGGGCGGCGAAAATACTCAATGGGCGTCCGTCGCTAGAGGAAGAGCGCTCAAGACCCTCGCTTCGCCCCGCCGCCCGCTCTTCCGCCAGGCGGCGTCAATGGTTCCTACCGCAGGCCCGCGCCCCTCGAAAGAGGGCGCGCTGTCGCGCTCGAGCCCTGCGGCCGGATCACGCCCATGGGCGGGACTGCGCGGCCGCCTTCTCGTATGAGTCGATCTTCTCCGCCTTTTGAAGGGTCAGGCCGATGTCGTCGAGACCGTTGAGAAGGCAATGTTTGCGGAAGGGGTCGATGTCGAATTTCACGACGCCGCCGTCCGGACCACGAATTTCCTGCGCCTCGAGATCGACCGTCAGGGTGGCGTTGGCGCCGCGGACCGCGTCGTCCATGAGCCTGTCGAGCTCGGCCTGCGTGACCTTGATCGGCAGAATGCCGTTCTTGAAGCAGTTATTGTAGAAGATATCCGCAAAGCTCGTCGAGATGATGCAGCGCAGACCGAAGTCGAGCAGCGCCCAGGGCGCGTGCTCGCGCGACGAGCCGCAACCGAAATTGTCCCCGGCGACAAGGATCTGCGCCTGCCGATAGGCCGGCTGGTTCAGCACGAACTCCGGATTCTCCGAGCCGTCCTCGCGATAGCGCATTTCGGAAAAAAGGCCCTTGCCGAGGCCGGTGCGCGCGATGGTCTTCAGATATTGCTTGGGGATGATCATGTCCGTATCGACGTTCATGATCGGCAGCGGCGCGGCAACCCCTGTCAGCTTGGTGAACTTTTCCATTTTTCCGGCCTGGCGCGTTTCGTGGCTTTGACGCGCCCTTTAGCAAAATCGGCGGCCGCAGGCAAAGGGGCCGGCGCGGGCCGATATCGCGGCTGAACGCCGCCGCGACGCCGGCGCGTCCGAGATTTTCGGCGCCCGGTTACTTCACCTTAACCACGTTTACATACGCTGCGGGCAAAGGCGCAATTTCGCCAACCGGTGAATTTTCAGCGGTTTATGCCATGTAAGGTGACACATTATGTCCCGCGCGAGCGAACCGAACCCGACCTGTGGCGTGGCTTTCGGCGACAAGCGGCGACGAATCCTCCCCGACAGCGCGTCGATCGTCGGCCTGACCCTCGCGGCGGGCCTGCTGTCGGCCCCGACCCAGGGCGTCGGCCAGACCCTGACGACGACGACCGGCACGACGAGGCTGACGGGCGTGAGGGTCTACAGCGCCATCAACAACGGATCGGCCGCGACCATCGTCAACAATGGCGCTACGACCGGGGAGCTGTCCAACGCCGGCGTCTATACGAACAACCGGGTGCAGACCGGCGACGTCGCGCGCAACACCGGCACGATCAACAACAGCGCCGGCGCGGTTTGGAACGGCAAGGTCAAGGCAGGGGCCAATGTCGCGGGCGGCGCGATCGTCAACAGGGGCCAGTGGATCGGCGACATCGCCAATGCCGGCGGCGGCGTCGACAACCGCAACATTGTGACGGGCGATGTCGTCAACGCCTCGGGCGTGTTCCGCAATTCGACCGCGGCGAGCGTCGTCTCCGGTCGGGTGACCAACAACGGCGCGACGACCAATGTCGGCGTCATCAGAGGCGGATTGATCAACAACGCCGGCACGACGACAAACCGCGGCGTCATCGATGGCGGCGTCGCCATCCTGGGCGGGACGCTCACCACCACCGGCGCCGTCGCCGGCGGGCTGATCAACGGCCCCGGCGGAACCGTGAACGCGGCCGGCTCCATCGCCGGCGGCGTCGTCAACGCCGGCGCCTTCACGGTCACCGGCGCTCTCGTCAATTCGGGCGGCTCCTTCGACAATCGGGGGACCGCGATGCTCCGCCTCTCCGGCGGCGATTACACGGGCGTCGACAGGCTGACCAACAGCTCGACGGCGGCGGCGGGCGTGCGGGTCGACGCCCGTCGGACGCTGTCGGCGCAAACGATCGAGAACGCCGCTGGCGCGACCTTCCTCAATTTCGGAACCGTCGCCACGGTCGCGGGCTTCGCCAACAGCGGAACCTACAGGCAGACGGGCGCGACGGCGGCCCTGACCGGCGGACTCGTCAACACTGCCGGCGGAGCGGTGATCGCGGCGGGCGCGATGGCCGGGGGCGTCGTCAACGCCGGCGCTTTCACGGTCATGGGCAATCTCGTCAATTCGGGCGCCGCCTTCGACAACAGGGTCGCCGGGACGCTTCGGCTCGGCGATGGCGACTATACGGGAATCAGCCTGCTGACGAACCGCTCGACGGCGGCGCTCGGCGTGCGGGTCGACCCCAGACGGACCCTCTCGGCGACCGCGGTCCGCAACGAGGCGGGCGCGACCTTCAACAGCAGCGGGACGGTGCGGGCGAACACAGTAGAGAACGCCGCCGGAGCGACTCTTATCAACAGCGGCGCGCTCGCCACGGTCTCGGGCCTCGTCAACGCCGGGACCTACCGGCAGAACGGCGCGACGGCGACCTTGACCGGCGGCCTCGTCAGCGCCGCCGACGGAGTCGTGGTCGCCAGCGGCTCCATGGCCGGGGGCGTCGCCAACGCCGGCGCTTTCACGGTCATGGGCAATCTCGTCAATTCGGGCGGCGCCTTCGACAATACTGGAAACGGAACCCTTCGGCTCGCCGACGGCGACTATACGGGAATCGGCGCGCTGACGAACCGCTCGACGTCGGAGCTCGGCCTGCGGGTCGACACCGGCCGGACGCTCTCGGCGCAGACAATCGAGAACGCCGCCGGATCGACCCTCATCAACAGCGGAACCCTCGCGACCGGCGCGGGCTTCGTCAACGCCGGCGTCTACAGGCAGACCGACGCGGCGGCGACGCTGACCGGCGGGCTCGTCAACGCCGCCGGCGGAACCGTGATCGCAACCGGCTCCCTGGCCGGCGGACTTGTCAACGCCGGCGTCTTCACCGTCGCGGGCCCGCTCGCGGGGGACGGCGTCTCGATCTTCGAGAACAGGGCGGGCGCGCTGCTGGACGTCGCGCGGGATTTCACCGATCTCGGCCGGATCGTCAATGCGGGGACCGTCGCCATCGGCCCCGGCGCCCGGCTCGCCCTGCGGGACGCCTATCTCAATGCGGCGACGGGCGCGACGACCAACGCCGGCACGCTGGCGGCGACGGGTGGGACCGTCAATCTCTCGACCCAATTCGCCAATGCCGGCCAGATCGAGGGCGGGGTGACCAATGGCGACGGCGCCATCGCCGCGCGCTTCGACAATATCGGCGGCGAAAAGGGGGCCGGCGCCAGAATCCTCGGGACGGTGACGAACCGCAGCCTGTCCGTCTTCGACAACACAGGCGTCATCGAGGGCGATTTCGTCAATGAAGCCGGCGCCACGCTCAACGCCGCGAACACGATCACGGGCCGCATCGACAATGCCGGCGAGATCAATCTGAGGGGCACGCTCGACCCCACCATCGTCGACAATCGCAACCGGCTGAACCTCGCCGAGCATAGGCTGGAGGCGGCGCAGGTGAACAATCACGCCGCCGGCGTCGTCACCGCGACCAACGGCGAGATCGCCGGAAATTTCGCCAATGCGGGGGTCATCGATCTGACCGGCGGCCCCAATCCAGCCCAGAATACGCTGTCGGTGACGGGCGATTACGCGGGCGGCGGCGCGCTGCGCATTGCCGCCGATCTCAGCTCGACGGCCACCGCGCACAGCGGCGCGCTGCTGCTGGGCGGCGCCGGCTCCGGCAATACCGCTGTCAGCGTCTCGCATGGCCCGGTCGGCTATTTCGCCGCGCCGGTGCAGGTGGTCCGCGATGGCGGCGGGTCGACCTATACGCTGGCGACCGGGCTCGGCGGCGGCCTGCTCAGCGTGTCGCTGCGGCAGCTCAGCCCCGGCCAGTGGTATCTGACGTCGAACCTCGACACCCGCCCGCTTTCAGCCGTGGCCGGCGCGGTTGGCTCGGCCATCGCCTCGGCGGCGACGGGCTTTTTCCAGAATCCCGCGTCGCTGGTCGGCGCAGCCCCTGACGCGCGGCCCAACCAGTTTTCCCTGTCGCTGTGGACGCAGGCGGCGGCGGGCCGCAACGACATCGCCAGCGGCGCCGCCACGACGACCGGGGGCGGCGTCGCCTATCAGACGCAAAAGACGCGCGCCCTTTACGAGGGCTACCAGGTGGGCTCGGATCTGGCGCTCTCCAACATCGAGAATACGCATGTCGACGCCCATCTGGGCGTCACCGCGGGCCAGTATTTCTCACATGCCTACGAGCTGCTCGGATCGGCGACGACGAGCGCCTTCAACATGCCCTTCGTGGGCGTCTATGGCGTGCTCGCGGGCCGTGGCTTTTATGTCGACGCCATGGCGCGCCATGACTTCTGGAACGTGAACCTCACCAATGCGGCCGCGCGGCTGGACAATACGCGGGTCGGCGGCGACGGCTGGGGCGGGTCCGTTTCCGCCGGCTATCGTCACGAGCTGGGCGCCGGCTGGTACCTCGAGCCGTCGGCGGCGATGCACGTCGCCAGCGCCTCCTTCGGCGACGTCCCGGTGGCGGCGGGCGATGTGCCGGCCGCGCTGCGGCTCGGCGACATCCGGTCGGTTCTCGGCCGCGCCGGTCTGCGCATGGGCGCAAGCTGTGTCGCCGGCGCCCTTGCCCTGCGACCCTTCGCCACCGCCGATGTCTGGCGCGAGTTCGAAGGCGACATGCAGGAGAGCTTCCGTCAGTCCGACAGCCGCGTGCCGATTTCGGTGAGCCGCATCGGAACCTTCGCCCAGCTTGGCCTCGGTGTTTCGGCCCGGCTCGTCGACACCGGCTGGGGCGGATTCCTGAGCGGCGATTACCGCACCGGCGAGCGGCTGACCGGCGGCGCGGTGAAGGGGGGACTGAGATACATCTTCTGAGCGCCCCGCATCGCGCGTTCGCAGGGGACGCGTTGGCGCCCTGCGGATTTTCGGGCCCGCGCGTTCCATGCGCGCCAAAAGCGCGCTAAGAAGGCCTCGTCGCGGCGAA
The DNA window shown above is from Methylocystis echinoides and carries:
- the fumC gene encoding class II fumarate hydratase codes for the protein MTDDSRIERDSFGDIAVPASAYWGAQTQRSRENFPIGGQRMPIEVVHALARVKLAAAQVNASKGLIKPEVAEAIVAAAQDIIDGKLDDHFPLVVWQTGSGTQSNMNVNEVIANVANERLGAGRGAKAPVHPNDHVNCGQSSNDSFPTAIHVACALAISGKLLPAVERLHAAFERKSSQFAHLVKIGRTHLQDATPVTLGQEFSGYAAQAKYGAARIHSTLPDLFALAQGGTAVGTGVNTAKGFAEEVAANIAQQTGLPFVTAPNKFEALAAHDAIAFSHGAINALAAGLYKIACDIRLLGAGPRAGLAELRLPENEPGSSIMPGKVNPTQVEAITMVCARVFGNQQTITFAASQGHLELNVMKPVIAFAMLESIDLMATGIDSFITRCVDGIEADEDNLKRFLDRSLMLVTALAPTIGYDAASKIARAAHKNGTSLKEEALASGKVTEAEFDAIVRPEKMLAPND
- a CDS encoding sigma-70 family RNA polymerase sigma factor — its product is MSEAPESGDGQSLKRDLIAAIPSLRAFAVSVCGNPDRADDLVQETLVKAWGSLDSFSEGTNLTAWLFTILRNIYYSEFRKRRREAPDPDGAIAARLVAPDSQHAHMEFQDFREALQKLPLDQREALILVAASGMSYEEAAEICGCAPGTMKSRVNRARNRLNELMSLPARPSREPGEARVKADLSPAGRD
- a CDS encoding NepR family anti-sigma factor, with amino-acid sequence MSLQNGGSMVKNGPENAVARVHSDEEQPCPDGRRFPATLPRSLAAVAAGLGAARAAEPTRAEQRIGINGLKLGKPKGNTETMRQMDYGDAIGKELQNLYDDVVAQPVPDRFLNLLNQLEKNMLSSGLSIGAPGERE
- a CDS encoding response regulator; translated protein: MSVSKELYAHLPYLRRFARALVGTREGGDAHVLATLEAIVANPSRLELNDDLRIALYKQFLMTWASGAIAQSDPAAALGEDDARRRLDGISLKPRVAFLLHALEGFDLEQIGDTLGVSEAAAGDLINVANAEIADQIATEVLIIEDEPLIAHDLRGIVEELGHSVVGMARTHREAITAMEQARPGLILADIQLADGSSGLEAVNEILEAFSTPVIFVTAYPERFLTGAPPEPAFLVTKPFSVDSLKAVISQALFFDRKSHRRTA
- a CDS encoding general stress protein, with the protein product MQEVVKKSNRGFASMDPEKQRAIARKGGQSVPDEKRSFSQNPELAARAGRKGGQSVNPAKRSFSRDHNLASEAGRKGGHASHGGGQKRATTV
- the ptsN gene encoding PTS IIA-like nitrogen regulatory protein PtsN, with product MRLTDLVTPEAVVANLRATTKKQLLQELSDRAAKLSGLPSREIFDALLHRERLGSTGIGEGIAIPHGKLSKVKSIFGIFARLEKPVDFEALDGAPVDLVFLLIAPETSGADHLKALACAARMLRDPGLVATIRATRDHDALYSLIAQRSKPHAA
- the hpf gene encoding ribosome hibernation-promoting factor, HPF/YfiA family, producing MSLRVSGKNINIGEALRSHITQRLEQTASKYFDGGVSGHVTIAPEGSGYRADISLHLTSGAVLQADGRAQEPYATFDQSADRLEKRLRRYKERLKSHHDGHGHEPEVVPYQVIEAPDEESVAPADFSAAVVAESTRKLRRLSVSAAVLDLDITGAPVLVFRHANTGRVNIVYRRTDNNIGWIDTPAGE
- the rpoN gene encoding RNA polymerase factor sigma-54, which gives rise to MSISAKLMMRQGQTLVMTPQLLQAIKLLQFSNMELSAFLHEELERNPLLETQDGDDAPARDGQTAEAFAAEFDAGPGDDFGGEPHEGDWARDTLAVDSATLSSDLGADMSNAFQPEGPAVTATSPREALEGSGLSATSWTGAGGGGGEDGEAPNLEAYVAARPSLHEHLADQLSLACPDPRRRLIGQAIIDGIDETGYLRENLADITDRLDADPAETEAVLALVQGFDPSGVGARDLAECLAIQLRERDRYDPAMQVFVANLPLVARRDFTQLARLCGVDAEDVADMATELRALDPKPGRAFGDAPIQPLVADVIVRPAADGSWHVELNSDALPRVLVNHSYAARVSAGARDGDKTFISNCLQNANWLTKSLEQRSRTILKVASEIVRLQDAFLTKGVEHLRPLNLRTIADAIGMHESTVSRVTSNKYMMTPRGIFELKYFFSASIATTSGGAAHSAESVRFRIKQMIDREAPDDVLSDDAIVARLKAADIDIARRTVAKYRDSLKIPSSVDRRRAKMALAREPAHAV